One region of Mycolicibacterium rhodesiae NBB3 genomic DNA includes:
- a CDS encoding response regulator transcription factor, with protein sequence MHSSASTAPSHVLVVGDHAHWTDLLGEYLRAQEVSVVVADNNTEALVTAKKFQPRIILIDFDSHDGDGVQLCRRMRTVSHAHITILTARSDEATTIAGLAAGADDVLAKPFTSREVVARIQAILRRFLATPKADAVRPYSENAPGRQVFGPLSVDIARREVFVADEQISLTRTEFEILATLAQRPGGVTTRREMLDAVWGPRWGGSAANIHVHISQLRRKLGDNPARPLLVLNVRGIGYRLAV encoded by the coding sequence GTGCATAGCAGCGCATCCACCGCACCATCGCACGTCCTCGTTGTCGGTGACCACGCGCACTGGACTGACCTCCTGGGCGAATACCTTCGCGCTCAGGAGGTGTCGGTGGTGGTCGCCGACAACAATACTGAAGCGCTGGTCACCGCCAAGAAGTTTCAGCCCCGGATAATCCTCATCGATTTCGATTCGCATGATGGCGACGGCGTGCAGCTCTGCCGTCGAATGCGCACGGTGTCACATGCTCACATCACCATATTGACCGCACGAAGTGATGAAGCCACAACGATCGCAGGCCTCGCCGCCGGAGCGGACGACGTGCTGGCGAAGCCATTCACCAGTCGTGAGGTTGTCGCGCGCATACAGGCGATTCTGCGCCGCTTCCTTGCGACGCCGAAGGCCGACGCTGTCCGGCCGTATTCCGAGAATGCACCAGGCAGGCAGGTATTCGGGCCGCTTTCCGTCGACATTGCGCGGCGCGAGGTCTTCGTCGCCGACGAGCAGATCAGCCTGACCCGAACGGAGTTCGAGATTCTGGCGACCCTGGCTCAACGGCCCGGCGGTGTGACGACCCGTCGAGAGATGTTGGACGCAGTGTGGGGACCGCGCTGGGGCGGCAGCGCCGCCAACATCCACGTGCACATCAGTCAGCTGCGCAGAAAATTAGGAGACAACCCCGCCAGGCCACTGCTGGTGTTGAACGTACGCGGAATCGGCTACCGGCTAGCGGTGTAG
- a CDS encoding transglycosylase family protein, translating into MRATCRFLTAVAITGALAVTANAAAPISAYANAIDWDAIAQCESGGDWAISTGNGYFGGLQFEPSTWAEHGGRGNPASAPRAEQIRVAERVIGTQGLGAWPVCGRKGVEHVGWYAPTRPTGCQALVGNLFGIIDLRQLCQKLTNPGRVVRGGA; encoded by the coding sequence ATGAGGGCTACCTGCAGGTTTCTCACCGCCGTCGCCATCACCGGGGCGCTCGCGGTCACCGCGAATGCCGCCGCCCCAATATCGGCCTACGCCAATGCGATCGACTGGGACGCCATCGCGCAATGCGAATCTGGAGGCGACTGGGCGATCAGTACGGGCAACGGATACTTCGGCGGGCTGCAGTTTGAGCCGTCGACATGGGCAGAGCATGGCGGTCGAGGCAATCCCGCCAGCGCGCCTCGCGCCGAGCAGATCCGCGTCGCCGAGCGTGTAATCGGCACGCAAGGATTGGGAGCGTGGCCGGTCTGCGGGCGCAAGGGAGTTGAACACGTCGGCTGGTACGCGCCTACGCGGCCCACCGGATGCCAAGCCTTGGTCGGCAACCTGTTTGGCATTATCGATCTGCGCCAGCTATGTCAGAAGCTGACCAATCCGGGAAGGGTCGTGCGCGGCGGCGCCTGA